One window of the Shewanella khirikhana genome contains the following:
- a CDS encoding SDR family oxidoreductase: MPQLKPAVLITGSGRGIGAATARRLAQMGWRICLNYRSNSASAEALAEELSSITEVICVQADVADEAQVLALFDRIDEAFGGLTHLVNNAGILLGQMPLLQMDAERINRVLSANVTSQFLCAREAAKRMLTLDKDVNRAIVNVSSGAARTGSPNEYVDYAASKGAIDTFTKGLSIELAPAGIRVNGVRPGLIHTDIHADGGEPGRVTRLQSRIPLGRGGQADEVANAIVWLLSNDASFVSGSIIDVTGGL; this comes from the coding sequence ATGCCGCAACTTAAGCCAGCAGTACTCATTACCGGCTCCGGCCGGGGCATAGGGGCTGCCACCGCAAGGCGTCTGGCTCAAATGGGCTGGCGCATTTGCCTTAACTATCGCAGCAACAGCGCTTCTGCCGAGGCACTGGCCGAAGAGCTTTCGTCCATCACCGAGGTGATTTGTGTGCAGGCCGATGTGGCCGATGAAGCGCAGGTGCTGGCGCTCTTTGACCGAATCGATGAGGCATTTGGTGGCCTCACCCATCTGGTGAATAACGCCGGGATCTTGCTTGGGCAGATGCCACTGCTGCAGATGGATGCCGAGCGCATCAATCGGGTGCTCAGCGCCAATGTCACCTCGCAGTTTCTCTGTGCCCGTGAGGCGGCAAAGCGGATGTTAACGCTGGATAAGGACGTAAACCGCGCCATCGTCAATGTGTCGTCCGGCGCGGCGCGCACCGGCAGCCCGAACGAGTATGTCGACTATGCCGCCAGCAAGGGCGCCATCGACACCTTTACCAAGGGGCTGTCCATTGAGCTTGCCCCCGCCGGTATTCGGGTTAATGGCGTGCGCCCCGGGCTTATCCATACCGACATCCATGCCGATGGCGGTGAGCCCGGCAGAGTGACCCGCTTGCAAAGCCGCATTCCCCTTGGGCGGGGCGGTCAAGCCGACGAAGTGGCCAATGCCATCGTCTGGCTGCTCAGTAATGATGCCAGCTTTGTCAGCGGCAGCATTATTGATGTAACCGGAGGCCTGTAG
- a CDS encoding GntR family transcriptional regulator: MSQSNSKELSTELSTERGTERSAVDRGAATLADQVLSAIQTAIIKGELAPGSKINEQALAAQFGISRGPTREALQTLERQRLVVRMPHVGARVAQLSVEELNDLYDLRSTLEAMACRLAAERITDAQLAELQALLERQEAALKQGDTYFQEQGDVDFHYQIIRASGNKHLQETLMGGLYHLLRMYRYQCSNHQRPSRAIAEHRRIVEAISDRDGELAALLMQRHIEQGRRNTEARLKELKAEASAREHSSLTFANTQQLKGETA; the protein is encoded by the coding sequence ATGAGCCAGAGCAACTCCAAAGAACTCAGTACTGAACTCAGCACCGAACGTGGCACTGAACGCAGTGCCGTTGATCGCGGCGCGGCTACCCTGGCCGATCAGGTATTGAGTGCCATACAAACCGCCATCATCAAGGGCGAACTGGCCCCCGGCAGCAAGATCAACGAACAGGCGCTGGCCGCCCAATTCGGGATCAGTCGCGGCCCCACCCGCGAAGCGCTGCAAACCCTGGAGCGGCAACGTTTGGTGGTGCGCATGCCCCATGTGGGCGCCCGGGTGGCCCAGCTGTCGGTGGAAGAGCTGAACGATCTCTACGACCTGCGCTCCACCCTGGAAGCCATGGCCTGTCGCCTCGCCGCCGAGCGCATCACAGACGCCCAACTTGCCGAATTGCAGGCGCTGCTTGAGCGTCAGGAAGCGGCGCTCAAGCAGGGCGATACCTATTTTCAGGAGCAGGGTGATGTGGATTTTCACTATCAAATCATCCGCGCCAGCGGCAACAAACACCTGCAGGAAACCCTGATGGGCGGCCTGTACCACCTGCTGCGCATGTACCGCTACCAGTGCAGCAACCACCAGCGCCCAAGCCGTGCCATTGCTGAACACAGACGCATAGTGGAAGCCATCAGCGACAGAGACGGTGAACTGGCGGCGCTGTTGATGCAGCGCCATATCGAACAGGGACGACGCAACACAGAGGCGCGTCTTAAAGAACTCAAGGCCGAGGCGAGCGCCCGTGAGCACAGCTCGCTTACCTTCGCCAACACACAGCAATTAAAGGGAGAGACAGCATGA
- the prpB gene encoding methylisocitrate lyase: MTHSAGKRFRDALAHSKPLQIVGTTNAYFALMAEKTGFQALYLSGAGVANASYGLPDLGMTSMNDVLIDAGRITSATKLPLLVDIDTGWGGAFNIARTIKEFEKVGVAAVHMEDQVSQKRCGHRPNKAVVSTEEMVDRIKAAVDARTDENFVIMARTDAVAVEGLDAGIERAQAYIEAGADMIFAEALTELPQYRKFKDAVKAPILANMTEFGQTELFDKSALYEAGADMVLYPLGTFRAANQAALKVMQALMNDGHQRNVLDTMQSRKELYEFLNYHNFEDTLDRLFAEGKNK; encoded by the coding sequence ATGACCCACAGCGCAGGCAAGCGTTTTCGCGACGCACTGGCACACTCCAAGCCACTGCAAATCGTCGGCACCACCAACGCCTATTTCGCTCTGATGGCCGAAAAAACCGGCTTTCAGGCGCTTTATCTGTCCGGTGCCGGGGTGGCCAACGCCTCCTATGGTCTGCCGGATCTGGGCATGACCTCCATGAACGATGTGCTGATTGATGCCGGTCGCATCACCTCAGCCACCAAGCTGCCACTCCTGGTTGACATAGACACCGGCTGGGGCGGCGCCTTCAACATCGCCCGCACCATCAAGGAATTTGAAAAGGTCGGTGTTGCCGCGGTGCACATGGAAGATCAGGTGTCCCAGAAGCGCTGCGGTCATCGCCCCAACAAGGCCGTGGTCAGCACCGAAGAGATGGTTGACCGCATCAAGGCCGCCGTGGATGCCCGTACCGATGAGAACTTCGTCATCATGGCCCGCACCGATGCCGTAGCTGTGGAAGGCCTCGATGCCGGTATCGAGCGCGCCCAGGCCTATATCGAGGCCGGTGCCGACATGATTTTTGCCGAAGCCCTGACCGAGCTGCCCCAGTACCGCAAGTTCAAGGATGCGGTAAAGGCGCCGATCCTCGCCAACATGACCGAATTCGGTCAGACCGAGCTGTTCGACAAGTCCGCCCTGTACGAAGCCGGTGCCGACATGGTGCTGTATCCGCTCGGCACCTTCCGCGCCGCCAACCAGGCCGCCCTTAAGGTGATGCAGGCGCTGATGAACGATGGCCACCAGCGCAATGTGTTGGACACCATGCAGAGCCGCAAGGAACTGTACGAGTTTTTGAACTACCACAACTTTGAAGACACGCTGGACCGCCTGTTTGCCGAAGGCAAAAACAAATAA
- the prpF gene encoding 2-methylaconitate cis-trans isomerase PrpF, translated as MAFKPQICIPATYMRGGTSKGVFFRLDDLPEAARVPGAARDALLLRVIGSPDPYGKHTDGMGGATSSTSKCVIMNKSSVPGHDVDYLYGQVSIDTAFVDWSGNCGNLSTAAGAFAIHAGLVDASRVPENGICEVRIWQANIGKTIIAHVPVTNGEVQETGDFELDGVTFPAAEIVLEFIDPADGSSQDGGEDGGAMFPTGNLVDELDVPTEVHLSGKIQATLINAGIPTIFVNAEDLGYRGDELQEAINGNPAALAMFEQLRAHGAIKMGLIKTLDEAKTRQHTPKVAFVSRPMTHVVSSGKTVEAGDIDLLVRALSMGKLHHAMMGTAAVAIGTAAAIPGTLVNLAAGGGERQAVRFGHPSGTLRVGAEAKQVDGQWTVTKAIMSRSARILMEGTVRVPQD; from the coding sequence ATGGCATTTAAACCACAGATCTGTATTCCAGCCACCTATATGCGTGGCGGCACCTCTAAAGGGGTGTTTTTCCGCCTCGACGATTTGCCTGAGGCGGCCCGGGTGCCAGGCGCAGCCCGTGATGCCCTGCTGCTTCGGGTGATTGGCAGCCCAGACCCTTATGGCAAGCACACCGACGGCATGGGCGGCGCCACTTCCAGCACCAGCAAGTGCGTGATCATGAATAAGAGCAGCGTGCCCGGTCACGATGTGGATTACCTCTATGGTCAGGTGTCCATCGACACCGCCTTCGTCGACTGGAGCGGCAACTGCGGCAACCTGTCCACCGCCGCAGGGGCTTTCGCCATTCACGCGGGTTTGGTGGATGCTTCCCGGGTGCCTGAAAATGGTATCTGTGAAGTGCGCATCTGGCAGGCCAATATCGGCAAAACCATTATCGCCCATGTGCCTGTGACCAACGGCGAAGTGCAGGAAACCGGTGATTTCGAGCTCGATGGGGTAACCTTTCCCGCCGCCGAAATCGTGCTGGAGTTTATTGATCCTGCCGATGGCTCTTCTCAGGACGGGGGCGAAGATGGCGGCGCCATGTTCCCCACCGGCAATCTGGTGGACGAGCTGGACGTGCCCACCGAGGTGCACTTAAGCGGCAAAATTCAGGCGACCCTGATTAACGCCGGGATCCCAACCATTTTTGTCAATGCCGAAGACCTTGGCTATCGCGGCGACGAGCTGCAGGAAGCCATCAACGGTAACCCCGCGGCGCTTGCCATGTTCGAACAGCTGCGCGCCCACGGCGCCATCAAAATGGGGCTTATCAAGACCCTCGATGAAGCAAAGACCCGCCAGCACACCCCCAAGGTGGCCTTTGTATCCAGGCCCATGACCCATGTGGTGTCGAGCGGCAAGACGGTTGAAGCGGGTGATATCGACCTCTTGGTACGGGCGCTGTCCATGGGCAAGCTGCACCACGCCATGATGGGCACAGCCGCAGTGGCCATAGGCACGGCGGCCGCTATTCCGGGCACCCTGGTGAATCTTGCCGCCGGTGGCGGTGAGCGGCAGGCGGTGCGTTTCGGCCACCCATCCGGCACCTTGCGCGTAGGCGCCGAAGCCAAACAAGTGGACGGCCAGTGGACCGTCACCAAGGCCATCATGAGTCGCTCGGCGCGCATTCTGATGGAAGGCACAGTGCGGGTGCCTCAGGACTGA
- a CDS encoding LysE family translocator, whose product MFEALSLLAVATVLLLGSPGPAPLTLAALGAAQGVKRSLPFLGGLIAGLLLIMLAAASGLASLLQSFPVLASTLKWLGAAYILYLAFRIATSQQVTANSDNAVGFKNGLLFNLMNPKAYMALLSLLSQFALPLGSPLASYAVTITVCLLLAVLVDGLWLALGKLAGSKLQSPRQIIWLKRLMAFGILAALLVSLAQGMPLLSQ is encoded by the coding sequence TTGTTTGAAGCCTTATCCTTGCTGGCAGTCGCCACTGTGCTGTTGCTCGGCTCGCCGGGGCCGGCGCCGCTGACATTGGCTGCCCTTGGCGCCGCACAGGGGGTCAAACGCAGCCTGCCATTTTTGGGCGGATTGATAGCGGGTTTACTGCTTATCATGTTGGCTGCGGCCAGTGGCCTTGCCAGCCTGCTGCAAAGCTTTCCCGTGCTGGCAAGCACCCTCAAGTGGTTGGGGGCGGCCTATATTCTGTACCTTGCGTTTCGCATTGCCACCTCACAGCAGGTGACGGCAAACAGCGACAACGCCGTGGGCTTCAAAAATGGGCTGCTGTTTAACCTGATGAACCCCAAAGCCTATATGGCACTGCTGTCGCTGCTGAGCCAGTTTGCCCTGCCCCTTGGCAGCCCGCTGGCAAGCTACGCAGTCACCATTACCGTGTGCCTGCTGCTGGCAGTACTGGTGGATGGGCTGTGGCTGGCGCTTGGCAAGCTTGCGGGCAGTAAGCTGCAATCACCCAGGCAAATAATATGGCTTAAGCGATTGATGGCATTTGGGATATTGGCGGCACTGCTGGTTTCTCTGGCGCAGGGGATGCCCCTGCTGAGTCAATAG
- the acnD gene encoding Fe/S-dependent 2-methylisocitrate dehydratase AcnD, producing MNTQFRKPLPGTNLSFFDTREAVDAIAPGAFDKLPYTAKVLAENLLRKAEPARLNDFLSQLIFRKQDLDFPWFPARVVCHDILGQTALVDLAGLRDAIAAKGGDPAKVNPVVPTQLIVDHSLAVEHGGFEKDAFEKNRAIEDRRNDDRFHFINWTKKAFRNVDVIPPGNGIMHQINLEKMSPVIQVRDGIAFPDTCVGTDSHTPHVDALGVIAIGVGGLEAENVMLGRASWMRLPDIVGVELTGKPNPGITATDVVLALTEFLRKERVVGAYLEFFGEGAKALTLGDRATISNMTPEYGATAAMFYIDEQTIDYLRLTGRDEQQVQLVENYAKTTGLWADAMTGADYGRVLTFDLSSVVRNMAGPSNPHARLATSDLAAKGIAADWQEEAGKMPDGAVIIAAITSCTNTSNPRNVIAAGLIARNAVQKGLVRKPWVKTSLAPGSKAVELYLKEAGLLPYLEQLGFGIVAFACTTCNGMSGALDPVIQQEIFDRDLYATAVLSGNRNFDGRIHPYAKQAFLASPPLVVAYAIAGTVRFDIEKDVLGTDDAGNAVTLKDLWPEDAEIDAIIKSSVKPEQFRAVYDPMFNLAVEYGTEKPLYDWRPQSTYIRRPPYWEGALAGERTLSGMRPLAVLGDNITTDHLSPSNAILASSAAGEYLAKMGLPEEDFNSYATHRGDHLTAQRATFANPKLFNEMVKDEDGKVKQGSLARLEPEGKVLRMWETIETYMERKQPLIIVAGKDYGQGSSRDWAAKGVRLAGVEVIVAEGFERIHRTNLVGMGVLPLEFMPGETRMTYGIDGTETFDVKGKRTPGAELTLVIRRQTGETVEVPVRCRLDTAEEVSIYEAGGVLQRFAQDFLANS from the coding sequence ATGAACACTCAATTCCGTAAGCCTCTGCCCGGCACCAATTTAAGCTTCTTCGATACCCGCGAGGCGGTGGACGCCATCGCCCCCGGCGCCTTCGACAAACTGCCCTACACCGCCAAGGTGCTGGCCGAAAACCTGCTGCGCAAGGCCGAGCCTGCGCGCCTGAACGACTTCTTAAGCCAGCTGATTTTCCGCAAGCAGGACCTCGACTTTCCCTGGTTCCCTGCCCGCGTGGTGTGCCACGACATTCTTGGCCAAACGGCCCTGGTTGATCTTGCCGGCCTGCGGGATGCCATTGCGGCCAAGGGCGGCGACCCGGCCAAGGTAAACCCTGTGGTGCCAACCCAGCTGATTGTGGATCACTCACTGGCGGTGGAACACGGCGGCTTTGAAAAGGATGCCTTTGAGAAAAATCGCGCCATCGAAGACAGACGCAACGACGATCGCTTCCACTTTATCAACTGGACCAAAAAAGCCTTTCGCAATGTGGACGTGATCCCCCCCGGCAACGGCATCATGCACCAGATAAACCTGGAAAAGATGTCGCCGGTGATTCAGGTGCGTGATGGCATCGCCTTCCCCGACACCTGCGTTGGCACCGACAGCCACACCCCACACGTGGATGCTCTGGGCGTAATCGCCATCGGCGTGGGTGGCCTTGAGGCCGAAAACGTGATGCTGGGCCGCGCCTCCTGGATGCGCCTGCCGGATATCGTGGGTGTTGAGCTCACCGGCAAACCAAACCCCGGCATTACCGCCACCGACGTGGTGCTGGCACTGACCGAGTTTTTGCGTAAAGAGCGGGTGGTTGGTGCCTACCTTGAGTTCTTCGGCGAAGGCGCCAAGGCGCTCACTCTGGGTGACCGCGCCACCATCTCCAACATGACCCCCGAATATGGCGCCACCGCCGCCATGTTCTATATCGACGAGCAGACCATTGACTATCTGCGCCTCACCGGCCGCGACGAGCAGCAGGTGCAGCTGGTTGAAAACTATGCCAAAACCACAGGCCTGTGGGCGGATGCCATGACTGGCGCCGACTATGGCCGGGTGCTGACGTTTGACCTCTCCAGCGTGGTACGCAACATGGCGGGACCTTCCAACCCCCATGCCCGCTTGGCCACCAGCGATCTGGCCGCTAAGGGCATTGCCGCCGACTGGCAAGAAGAAGCTGGTAAGATGCCCGATGGCGCTGTGATCATCGCCGCCATCACCAGCTGTACCAACACCAGTAACCCCCGCAACGTGATTGCCGCGGGCCTCATTGCCCGCAACGCGGTGCAAAAAGGTCTGGTGCGCAAGCCCTGGGTGAAAACCTCTCTGGCCCCGGGCTCCAAGGCGGTTGAGCTGTACCTGAAAGAAGCAGGTCTGTTGCCGTATCTTGAGCAGCTCGGCTTCGGCATTGTGGCTTTCGCCTGCACCACCTGTAACGGCATGAGCGGCGCGCTGGACCCAGTGATTCAGCAGGAAATCTTCGACCGGGATCTGTACGCCACCGCGGTGCTGTCGGGCAACCGTAACTTCGACGGCCGTATCCACCCCTATGCCAAGCAGGCGTTTCTGGCCTCGCCGCCTTTGGTGGTGGCTTACGCTATCGCGGGCACTGTGCGCTTCGATATCGAAAAAGATGTGCTCGGCACAGACGATGCTGGCAATGCAGTAACCCTTAAAGACCTGTGGCCAGAGGATGCGGAAATCGATGCCATCATCAAGTCATCGGTGAAACCTGAGCAGTTTCGCGCCGTGTACGACCCCATGTTCAATCTGGCCGTGGAATACGGCACCGAGAAGCCACTGTACGACTGGCGTCCGCAGAGCACCTACATCCGCCGTCCACCCTACTGGGAAGGCGCCCTTGCCGGTGAGCGAACCCTAAGCGGCATGCGGCCACTGGCGGTGCTGGGTGACAACATCACCACCGACCATCTGTCGCCCTCCAACGCGATTCTGGCAAGCTCCGCCGCCGGTGAGTATCTCGCCAAGATGGGCCTGCCGGAGGAAGACTTTAACTCCTACGCCACCCACAGGGGCGACCACCTGACAGCACAACGCGCCACCTTCGCCAACCCCAAACTCTTCAATGAGATGGTGAAAGACGAAGATGGCAAGGTGAAGCAGGGTTCGCTCGCCCGCCTCGAGCCGGAAGGCAAGGTGCTGCGCATGTGGGAAACCATTGAGACCTACATGGAGCGCAAGCAGCCGCTGATCATCGTGGCCGGTAAGGATTATGGTCAGGGCTCCAGCCGTGACTGGGCCGCCAAAGGCGTGCGTCTCGCCGGTGTTGAAGTGATTGTGGCCGAAGGCTTCGAGCGCATTCACCGCACCAATCTGGTGGGCATGGGCGTATTGCCGCTGGAATTTATGCCGGGCGAAACCCGCATGACCTACGGCATAGACGGCACCGAGACCTTCGATGTGAAGGGCAAGCGCACCCCGGGTGCCGAGCTTACGCTGGTTATCCGTCGTCAAACTGGCGAGACAGTGGAAGTGCCGGTGCGCTGCCGTTTGGATACCGCAGAAGAAGTGTCCATTTATGAGGCCGGCGGTGTCCTCCAACGCTTCGCCCAGGACTTCCTGGCCAATTCATAA
- a CDS encoding DUF523 domain-containing protein, protein MEKILVSACLLGEAVRYDGKDNLLDSPLWQGWQQQGRFVSICPECAGGLPTPRPAAEIVSPPAEIRRPPAEISRLSAEMQTPDPKQAIRVVTVTGEDVTAPFVRGAEAALKLAREANIRFAILKARSPSCGKGLIYDGSFSRTLIDGDGITAALLSQHGIEVFTEHQLPQLAKRLAEVGS, encoded by the coding sequence ATGGAAAAAATTTTGGTGAGCGCCTGCCTGCTGGGCGAAGCCGTGCGATATGACGGCAAAGATAATTTGCTGGATTCCCCCCTGTGGCAAGGCTGGCAGCAACAGGGACGCTTTGTCAGTATCTGCCCCGAATGCGCCGGCGGCTTGCCGACGCCCCGGCCTGCGGCGGAAATTGTCAGCCCTCCGGCAGAAATAAGGAGACCACCGGCGGAAATCTCGCGGCTGTCAGCGGAAATGCAAACGCCAGACCCAAAGCAGGCCATTCGGGTCGTCACCGTGACGGGGGAAGATGTGACTGCCCCCTTCGTGCGGGGCGCCGAGGCGGCTTTAAAGCTTGCCCGGGAAGCCAATATTCGTTTTGCCATTTTAAAGGCCCGCAGCCCGTCCTGTGGCAAGGGGCTGATTTACGATGGCAGCTTTTCCCGCACCCTGATTGACGGCGATGGCATTACCGCAGCGCTGCTGAGTCAGCACGGCATAGAAGTCTTTACCGAACATCAGTTGCCGCAACTGGCAAAGCGGCTGGCCGAGGTGGGATCCTGA
- the prpC gene encoding bifunctional 2-methylcitrate synthase/citrate synthase yields MAETTDKKLSGAGLRGQSAGETALSTVGKSGSGLTYRGYDVKDLAENASFEEVAFLILYGELPTQLELDNYRAKLKGLRGLPQALKEVLERIPANAHPMDVLRTGCSMLGNLETEHSFADQFDVTNRMLAAFPSIICYWYRFSHDGVRIETETDDEQIGAHFLHLLHGKAPSALHARVMDVSLILYAEHEFNASTFTARVCASTLSDMHSCVTGAIGSLRGPLHGGANEAAMELIQDMRDEQHARDVLAGMLERKEKIMGFGHAIYRESDPRNAIIKEWSEKLAREYGDDRLYRVSVACEAFMWEQKKLFCNADFFHASAYHFMGIPTKLFTPIFVCSRVSGWTAHVMEQRSNNRIIRPSADYVGVELRSVTPISERG; encoded by the coding sequence ATGGCTGAGACAACCGATAAAAAACTGAGTGGTGCAGGCCTGCGTGGTCAGAGCGCCGGTGAAACCGCCCTGAGCACAGTGGGTAAATCCGGCTCCGGCCTCACCTACCGCGGCTATGACGTGAAAGATCTGGCCGAGAACGCCAGCTTCGAAGAAGTGGCCTTCCTCATTCTTTACGGCGAACTGCCGACTCAGCTGGAGCTGGACAATTACCGCGCCAAGCTCAAAGGCCTGCGCGGTCTGCCACAGGCACTGAAAGAAGTGCTGGAGCGCATCCCCGCCAATGCTCACCCAATGGACGTGCTGCGTACCGGCTGCTCCATGCTGGGCAACCTGGAAACCGAACACAGCTTTGCCGACCAGTTTGACGTGACCAACCGCATGCTGGCGGCCTTCCCGTCCATCATCTGCTACTGGTATCGCTTCAGCCACGATGGCGTGCGCATCGAAACCGAGACCGATGACGAGCAAATCGGTGCTCACTTCCTGCACCTGCTGCATGGCAAGGCGCCATCTGCCCTGCACGCCCGGGTCATGGATGTGTCCCTCATCCTCTACGCAGAGCACGAGTTCAATGCCTCTACCTTTACCGCCCGCGTCTGCGCTTCGACCCTGTCTGACATGCACTCCTGCGTAACCGGTGCCATCGGCTCACTGCGTGGCCCACTGCACGGCGGCGCCAACGAAGCGGCCATGGAACTGATTCAGGACATGCGCGACGAGCAGCACGCCCGCGACGTACTGGCCGGTATGCTGGAGCGCAAAGAGAAGATCATGGGCTTTGGTCACGCCATCTACCGCGAGTCCGACCCACGCAACGCCATCATCAAAGAGTGGTCTGAAAAACTCGCCAGGGAATACGGCGACGACCGTCTGTACCGTGTTTCCGTGGCCTGCGAAGCCTTTATGTGGGAACAGAAAAAGCTCTTCTGTAACGCCGACTTCTTCCACGCCAGCGCCTATCACTTCATGGGCATTCCAACCAAGCTGTTCACCCCCATCTTCGTATGTTCGCGGGTCAGCGGCTGGACAGCCCACGTGATGGAGCAGCGCAGCAACAACCGCATCATCCGCCCAAGCGCCGATTATGTGGGTGTGGAACTGCGCAGCGTTACCCCCATCAGCGAGCGCGGCTGA